The Cloacibacillus sp. nucleotide sequence TGGAGTGCCGCGACGATCTCCTCCGGCGTTTCGCCTTTGCGGCAGTATTCAAGAATCCGCGCGTTTCCGGATTCTACTCCGATATAGAGAGTGTCCAGTCCGTTACGCCGCAGCTCTTCCAACTGCTCATCGGTCTTCTGTGTAACGTCGTCTGCCCTGGCGTACATTGAGAACTGCGTAACGCCTGGAAGATAACGGCGGACCAGACGGAAGATATCCGTCAGATAACGGCTTTTAAAGGCCAGGACGTTGCCGCCCAGAAGAAACATCCGCGTCGCCCGCTCTCCCTGGGCAGCGAGCTCTTCCAGATTCTCGCAGAGCATCTCCGGTGAGAGAAGCTGCAGCGGCGTCTTTCCGTCGGAGTAGCGGCAGAAGGTACATCTTCCGTAGCTGCAGCCGAGGGATATTTCCAGTAACGCGCTCCCGTTTTCAAGCGGCGGACGATAAACTGTTTCTTCCAATGTTGCCATGACAAGTCCCTGCCTTTACCGTTATCCTCAGTCCGGTGTCTTTCACGCGCCGTCTGAGGCCATATATTTATTAAACGCCCTGTTCCCTGGCCTTCTTTGGGCTGGGGAGTGTGCATACGAGTCCGATGCCGATCAGCGAAACGACGCCCGCGCAGATGAAGGCGGTGGAAGTACCGACGACCTTTGCCATCAAGGAGGCTCCGATAGAGCCCAGACCAAAGCCTATCATTGTCAGTGAGAGTATCGTGCCGACATTCTTGGTACCGAATCTGTCAGCGGCGATCGGTGCGAAGCAGGCCTGCGTACCGCCGTATGAAAAGCTGAGGAGACAGAAACAGAGCACATATAGATTGCCGGTTGAGATCGTCAGCATTGCGACTCCGAGCGCCGTGATCAGGAAGCTGACGGCGAAGGCGGATTTGCGGCCAATCTTGTCGCTGACCGTGGGGATCACGAAGCGCCCTCCAACCTGACAGAGCGACGTCGCGCTTACGCCGAGTGTAGCCATCGCGGCAGTCAGCCCTCTGTCCGCGCCGTAGCTGACGAAGATCGCGCTCAGCAGCAGATAAGCCGGGACGGCGCAGAAATAAAGCCCCATCAGCGTCCAGAATTCCTTTACGTGGAAGACCTCGCCCACCTCATACTGCTTCTTCGTGGTAACGATGGCTCCCGTCCCCGTGTAATCGGACATATAGTCTTTAGGCGGATTTTTCATCGTCAGGGTGCCAAAGATCCCCACCGCGGCATATACCATCGCCACCGCCATAAAGGATTTTGAAAAACCGTAATTTCTCAGCCACTGACTCACGATGGGGCTGAATACCGTGGCTGAGAGTCCCAGCATCGCCAGCGTCAGTCCCGAGGCCAGCCCCTTTTTGTCCACAAACCACTTGGGCATCAGAGAGACGATGACATTGTAGACGATACCGTCGCCGATGCCAAAGAGACCGCCAAAGGTGATGAACATCGCCCAGAACATGTCCGAGGGAAGGATGGCGGTGAGCAGCCAGCCAAGGACCATGAGAATATAGCCGACGACAAGGGTCAGCTTGACAGTGGTTTTCTGCTGCATACGCCCGCCAACGAAGTTGCCGACGCAGAAGACGGCGATGAAAATTGTGAACGGAAGGCTCGCGCTGGGTGAATCCACGCTGAAATGTTTCATCACGTATGGCTGAAAGAGGCTGTATGTATAACATACGCCCATAATCAGCATGCAGATCATGCCGAAGAATAAAATGGCCCATCTGTTTGTATTAGTGCTGTCTTTCACAAAGAACACTCCTTAATAGAACCAGAATTTTGACTTATTGCCACATTAAGAAAACTTGAGAAAAATATAAGCAGGAAAGACGGCGTGTTTTTACCATTTACCTATCCGTGCCGTCGAAGAAGTTCCCTCCTTTCCTGTACCAGACTAATATAAAGAAACCATATGCGGTATTGACAAAGAAAGAACGATGCACAAAAAGCAGACAAATAGTCTGTTTTGCCAAGAAGTTTTTTAGAGAATATTTGTTTTTTGATGCGCGACAATGGATATAGAAACAAAATAAAAACTTCCCGGCCAGGCTGCGGGCCTATCGGGAAGTTCAGGAAAAATTTACCGGATAGCAGCGCCGGCGGGCTATACCAGCAGTCCCTTTTCCTTAAGTATGTCGATAAGGTGTTCCCTGGCGGCGCGGTCGGCCTCTTCGATGAGCTCCGGCTTGTGCGCGGCGATGTATTTTGCCGCCTTCCCCGTGTCTCCGCCGAGCGCCAGGTCGTTATAGAGCGCGCCGACCAGTCTTTCGAGCGGTTTGGGCACGGAGATATCCTTCTCCAGGCTGCGGCTGTGAAGGGAGCTCTCCAATACCTGAAAAAGGCCGGTAAGGTTGTCAGTGTCGACGGACATCTCTCCGGCGAAATTTTCCGCGTCGGAGCCGTTGTCAAAGACATCCGCCTCGGTGACGCGCCCCTCGTCTATTCTCGTTACGACCCATACGCGCCTGCGCGGGCTTTCGTTCATAAAAATCCCTCCCTGTCCTTTGCTTACCTCTACTATAGGAAAAATCAAATATGGCCGGAGGGTAAAAATAACGATAAACGGCGGCGGTTTAGGCCGGTTTCGGCAGCCGTCCGCTTTGACTTTTATGTGTGATTAATTTATAATCATGATTATAATAAGAAAAAGAATCCTGCTGCTGTCTTAAGAAAAGGAGGGTACGCGGTTGGATATTCAAACGCTGAGCATAAAAAAGAGACGAGTCATGACCTATTTCATCGAAGCGGCGCGGCAGCTGATGTCCTCCGAGGGCATACAGGCGCTTTCGATAAGGGGAATTGCGGAGATCGCGGGTTACAACAGCGCGACGCTCTACAATTATTTCGAGGATCTGCAGCATCTGACGCTTTTTGCCTCGATGTCTTATCTGCGGGACTACGTCTCCGCGCTGAGCGGCAATTTGAAGCCGCCGATGAGCTCGCTCGAGCGTTACCGTCTCATTTACGAGACCTTCGACCACTTCGCCTTCCGCTCTCCGGAGATATTTTACAATATGTTTTTTGGACGCCAGCGCTCGAAACTTCCCGAGGTGACGGTGCAGTATTACACGCTCTTTCCCGACGAGCTGAAGGAGCACTCGCCCGCGGTCCGCAAAATGCTGCTGCAGGGAGATATGTACCTGCGGGACAAGCCGATCGTGGAGGAGCTGGTGAGGGACGGCTTTGTAAAGCCGGAGAATGCCGCGTATCTCGCCGCCATAGTGCCGCGGCTCAACCAGACCTATCTCCATGAGCTGGCTAACGGCGAATGTATCGACCCGGAGGAGCAGCACAGACGCTTCATCGCCGCCTTCGATTACCTGCTTGAAACGGCAAAATAAAACGAAAGAGGGGGTACGTCATGCTTTCTGATAAGACGAAGTCACTTGAGGAATGGGCAGTTTACCACTTCACGAAGCTTTGCGGCATTCCGCACGGCAGTTTCAACGAAAAAGGGATCAGCAATTATCTCTGCGAATGGGCGCGCGGGCTTGGGCTGCGGGCCGTTCAGGACGAACATCTTAACGTCGTGGTCTACAAAGAGGCCTCGCCCGGTAAGGAGAGGGCTGGGGCCGTGCTGCTCCAGGCCCACATCGACATGGTCTGCGAAAAGGCCCCCGATTATCAGCATGATTTTAGAAAGGACCCCATTCCCTATCAGATAGAGGGCGACATCATCTCCACCGGCGGTAAGACGACGCTCGGCGCCGATGACGGCATCGGCGTGGCCCTGATAATGGCTGTTCTTGAGTCGGAGGGGCTGGCGCATCCGCGCCTTGAAGCGGCCTTCACGACGGCGGAGGAGGAGGATCTGAGCGGCGCGCTTTCGATCGACGGCGCTCTTTTCACCGCGCGCCGGATGATAAACATTGACCATGTGGCCGACAACGAAGTTGTGCTGGGGAGCTGCGGCGGGATGGCCGCCGAGATCGCGCTGCCGGTCGAAAGGGTGCCGCTGCCCGGCGGATATATATGCCGTTCGGTGGCGCTTTCAGGACTGCCGGGAGGACATTCAGGCGAAAATATCCACTGCGGCAACGGCAACGCCATCGTTCTGATTGGCCGTATCCTTCGGCGCTGCGAGCCGCTGGGCGCGCTGATCGCCGACATCTCCGGCGGCAGCTTCCGTACCGCGATACCGCGCGAGGCCTCCGTTACAGTCGCCGTCCCTCGGGAAAATTGCGCGGCCTTCGATTTGATGCTCGAGGAGATCGGCAGGGAGTTTAAGGAGGAATATTTGGCGGCCGCGCCGGAGCTGCGGCTCTCCGCCGCGGAGGCCGCGGCCTCGCAGGTTCTCTCCGCCGCAAGCACGAAGCGGCTTATCCATGCGCTCTGCCTCTCACCGGACGGCATATCGGCGATGAGCGACAGGATGGCGCATATCGTCGAAAGCTCGGACAATCTCGGCGAACTGCATCTTGAGGAAGATGTTTGCCGGATCATCTATGAGATACGCTCCACATACCCCTCTACGGCTTCGTTCATCGCGGACAAGATTGCCCTGATTGGCGAACTGCTGGGCGGCGAATTCCGCACCTTTGGCCGCTATCCGGGCTGGAGTTATGATCCCGGCTCAAAGATGAAGGAAATATCCAACCGTGTCTACGTGGAGGAGTTCGGAGAGGAACAGAAAAACGTCGTGCTGCACGCGGGACTCGAATGCGGCTGTTTCTACGACGCGATACCCGGTCTCGACGCGATCTCCGTCGGCCCTAATACGTGGAGCCTCCACTCACCCTCCGAGCATATGAGCATTTCGTCGGTCGGGAAGATGGCGGGGTTTCTTGCCAAACTTCTCGAAGAGCTAGCCTTGGATAATTAGAAGATAAGAGAAACGATAAAAAATCTAAAAACAGCCGAAGCCCCGCTATCCTATAGAGAACGGGGCTCAGGCTGTTTTCTTTCTCCTTGCAGCGCAAAAAAGGCTGGACATTTTCGTCCGGCCGGAGATATTTTTAGAATGGGCCGAAGCCGGTCATAACCGCGATAATCAGAGAGGCGAAGGCGATGAGGCACCAGATGCCGAATAGGGGCAGCAGCCACTTGACCCATTTCCCGTAAGGGATCTTGGCCATCGCGAGCGCCGCGATGACTTCGCCGCTGGTCGGCGCAAGCACGTTCGTAAAGGAGTCGCCCATCTGGAAGGCCAGCACCGCGGTCTGGCGTGTGACGCCGATGACGTCGGCCAGCGGGGCCATGATCGGCATCGTGATCGCCGCCTGTCCCGAACCGGAGGGGACGAGGACGTTGAAGACGTCCTGAACGACGAACATCGCGCAGGCGCTTATCGCCGGCGGAAGGCCGTTGAGCAGCCGCGACAGGGAATGGATTATCGTATCCATGATCGAGGCGTTCTCCGTGATGATGATGACCGCGTTGCAAAGGCCGATGACCATGCAGGCGAAGAGCATATTGTCGCAGCCTTTGAGGAACGAATCGGCGATCTCGCCGGGTCTCAGCCCGCCGACGACACCGGCGACGATGCCGACGATTACGAAGAGCGCGGCCAGCTCGTCAATGTAGAAGCCGAGCTTGAGTACGCCGTAGACGAGCACCGCGATGGCGGCGACGAATGTCAGCAGCACGAGCTTGTGGCGCGTCGTCATCCCCTGGCTCTGGGCCTCGGCGATAGTGGCGTGGGTATGGCTGTTATATTCGAGGTCTATCTCATGAACGGCGCTGAGTTCGGGGTTCTTCTTGATCTTGCGCGCGTAAAGCACGACATAGATGATGCTTGCAGTTATCAGCGCGATAAAGACCCCGGCGCGGAAGACGATGCCGGAGAACATCGGCAGCCCCGATATCCCCTGCGCGACGCCGACGGTGAATGGATTCGTCATCGCCCCCGCGTAGCCTGAAGCCGCGGCGCAGAAGACGACGCCGATCGCCGTCAGCGAGTCAAAGCCCATCGCGACGCAGACCGCGACCATCAAAGGCACAAAGACCAGATATTCTTCAAAATTGCCGGCAAAGGCCGAGCCGCAGCCGAAGATCACCATACAGACCGGGATGACGACGAGCTCGCGCCCTCCCATCTTCTTGACGACGGAGGCGAGGCAGGCGTTCATCGCGCCGGTCGCCTCGATAACTCCGAAGGCGCCGCCGACGAGGAAGAGGAAGAAGATGATATAGGCGGCCCTCTGCATGCCAAGCGTTATCGACATGAAGAATTCAAAAAATCCTACGGGATGCTGGGCGATATACTTGAAGCTCTGCGGGTTGACGACCTCTCTCTCCGTCGTCGGGTCCAAAACGCGTTCATATACTCCGGCGGGGACGACATATGTCGCGATTGCCGCGATCACGAGGATGATGGCAAGTAAGACGATGGGGTTCAATGCTTTCAGCTTAGATTTTTTCTCTGCGGTATTTTCCACGGTGTAACCTCCCTTTAAGTATATTCCAAATTAAAATATAAAGCTTATACCTGCTCTGCCGGTCTCTCCCCTCCTATTAATAAACTTTGAAAGCGCGCTGAAATTTCTCTAAGTAAAATTGCTGACGATATCTTAATCAAGATTATAAAATAATCGTGTTTGGATGTCAATTTAGAATAATAAGATAAGTATTTTGTTTTTAATATCGGCATATTATGGCTGACCGCTTGGGCGTAAGCGCTTAACGGCGGCAGCTGCCTCCTGAGGTTCGGGATAGTGTTTTATTATTGCTCCTTGACAAAGCGGCGGCCGCGCCGTTAGAATGTTTGAAACTCTATTTTATCGGGAGGGCTTTGCGTGAGAAACTTTTCATATATGCAGATGTGCATGATGATGTGCGATAGCGGCAGAGCCACTCTGAGACAGTAGACGAAAATTTTCGTAATCTGTTCAGCAGGCTCTGCTTTTTTAAGCAGAGCCTTTTTTATTACACTAAGGGGGATATTTTGATGGATGATAATAAAAAACGCGGTTTTATGACTAAGGCGCTCCACTCGGGCTGGAGCTGCGATTCGGCGACGGGAGCGGCGGGGCTGCCGATCTATGCCTCCTCTGCCTTCCAGTTCCACGACAGCGCCCATGCCGCGGGGCTCTTCAACCTTGAAGAGGATGGTTTTATCTACTCGCGGCTGGCCAATCCGACCGTTCAGGCCTTTGAAGCGGGGCTGAACGCCCTCGAGGGCGGTGTGGGGACGCTGGCCACCTCCTCGGGGCAGGCGGCCTTCGCCCATCTTATCACGGCGCTCTGCTCATCCGGCACGAATCTGGTCGTCTCGCGCAAGGTCTACGGCGGAACGCTGACGCTGCTGCAGAATATCTTCTCGCGCTTCGGCGTGGAGACGATCCTCGTCGACAGCGACCACCCCTGCCAGGTGGAACAGGCGGTCAATGACGAGACGCGCGGCATCATCACCGAGATCATCGGCAACCCGATGATGAATGTCGCGCCGCTGGAGGCGCTTTCGCGCATCGCGCGCCGTCAGGGAGTGCCGCTCATCATCGACAACACCTTCGCGACGCCCGCGCTCTGCCGTCCCATCGAATGGGGAGCGCACGTAGTAGTCTATTCGACGACGAAATATATCTCGGGCAACGGCAACCTCATCGGCGGCGCCGTCGTCGACGGAGGCAACTTTGACTGGGCCGCCTATCCCGACAAATTCCCCGAACTTGCGAAGCCAGACAGGGCATATCATGACATCGTATTTACCGAGCGTTTCGGCAAGGCGGCGCTTGCCGCGAAGCTCCACGCCGCGATCCTGCGCGACCTTGGCGGCTGTCCCTCGGCCTTTGACGCCTATCTGCTGCACCTCTCGCTCGGCACGCTCGGCCTGCGCATGGAGCGTCACAGCGCGAACGGCCTTGCGGTGGCGCGTTTCCTCGAGGATCATCCGATGGTTGAGTGGGTCAGCTATCCGGGGCTTGCCAGCCACCCGCAGAACGACATGGTGAAGGTCTACCTCAAAGACGGCTGCGGCGGCATGATCGCCTTCGGCGTCAAGGGGGGCGTGGAGGCGGGGCGCAAGCTCGTCGACAGCCTCTCTCTCATCGGCCACATGGCGAACCTCGGCGAGTCGCGCACGCTGATAATCCATCCCGCCAGTACGACTCACAGCCAGCTGACGACGGCCCAGCGCGCGGCGGCTGGACTCTCGGACGGCCTGCTGCGCCTCTCGGTCGGCATAGAAAATGTGGAAGACATTATCGCGGACCTTGAAAAGGGTCTTGAGGCGGCGGGAAAATAACGATGAAAGAGGAGACAGGCTCCGTCGCGCTGCAAAATATAACGCTGCCCTCCGGCGCCTTCTTTGAGAGGCTGGAGCAGGTATACAGCCGCTACGGCGAAGCGGATGCGGACGGCGCGAACGTCATTCTCGTCTGTCACGCTCTGACCGGCAGCCACCGGCTCGCGGGCGAGAGACGCCCCGGCGAGCCGGAGCCCTGGTGGGGCGCCGTCGTCGGCGACGGCAAGGCGCTGGATACGCGCAAATACTGCGTCATTTGTTTCAATAACCTCGCAAGCCCCTACGGCAGCACCTCGCCGCTCTTTGAAAATCCCGCGGACGGCAGACGCTGGGCGATGAGATTTCCTATCCTCTCGCCGCGCGACACGGCCTTCGCGCAGAGGGAGGCGCTGCGCGCGCTGGGGATAGAGCGGCTGTACGCCGTCATCGGCGGCTCGCTCGGCGGCATGATCGGCCTGGAATACGCCGTCTCCTTCCCCGAAGATGTGCCGCGCTGCGCGCTGATCGCCGCGCCCGACCGCCTCTATCCGCAGGCGATCGCCTTCAACGCCGTGCAGCGGCAGAGCATCAAAAGCGATCCCCTCTGGGCGGACGGCGACTACGAGGGCGCGGGGCCGGTGAACGGCCTCGCGGCGGCGCGGATGCTCGCAATGATAACCTACAAGAGCGAGCAGTCCTTTTCCCACCGCTACATGCGCGAAATGGCGCAGGGCTCCACGCGCGACTGGGACGGACAGTTCCAGGTCGAAAGCTACCTCCATTACCACGGCGAAGAGATCGTCAAGCGTTTCGACGCCAACTGTTATCTTTATTTGACGAAGATGATGGATCTGCATGATATCGGCGCGGGGCGCGGCGGCCTCGACGAGGGCTGGAAACGTTTCGCGGGGCACAGACTGCTCGGCCTCGGTATATTGAGCGACATGCTGTTTCCCAACTGGCAGGTGGAGGAGGCGGTGCGCGCCGCCGCGAAAAACGGCGTCGCCGCCTATTATGAGGAGATAGAGAGCGAAAATGGCCACGACGCCTTCCTGATCGACTTTGACCAGGTCGACGACTATCTGCGGTCGTTTTTACAATAGAGAGACAGTCAAAAATAAACGGAGGGGCCGCGGTTCACATCGCGGCCCCTCCGTTGTTATGTAAAAGTTAGAAATACAGGTCCTGCGCGCCCTCTTCGAGCTGATGCAGGCGCTCCTTCGTCAGCGTCTTTATCTTATCGCTTGGTATTTTTTCGACCTCTCCGGCGATGACCTTTTCGCCGAGCTCCTTCAAATGGTCGGAGCCGTATCCGATCAGATACTCCTTGAAGGTGAGCAGGGCGTTTGGCTGGCAGATGTTGCGGATCTGTCCCGACTTCGCGAGAGACATGAAGCGGTCGCCGGTGCGCCCCTGGCGGTAGCAGGCCGTGCAGTAGCTGGGGATATAGCCGTCCTCGCAGAGCCAGGTCAGCACCTCGTCCGGGGTGCGTTCATCGGAGACCTTGAACTGCGCCGTGTCCGGCTGTTCCGGCTGACCGATCTCCTTGTGATAGCCGCCGATGCCGGTGCACGAGCCGGCGCTCACCTGGGAGATGCCGAGGTCGAGCGCTATGCGCCGCGTCTCCGGCGTCTCGCGTGTCGAGAGGATCATCCCCGTGTAGGGGGTGGCGACGCGGATGACGGCGATGATGCGCAGGAACTGTTCGTCGGTGGGAAGATAGGGGAACTTCTCCATATCGACGCCCTCGGCCTCGCGCATGCGCGGCACGGAAATCGTATGCGGCCCGACGCCGCACATCTTTTCCAGCGACTCCGCGTAGAGCAGCTGGGCGACCGTCTCATATTTATAATCGTAAAGCCCGTAGAGCACGCCCGTGCCGACGTCATCGATGCCGCCCTCCTGCGCGCGGTGCAGTGCCGTCGTATGCCAGTCGTAGTTGCTCTTCGGCCCCTTCGGGTGCATCTTCGCGTAGGTGGGACGGTGGAAGGTCTCCTGGAAGAGGATGAAGGTCCCGATATCCGCGGCCTTCAGCCGCCGGTATTCCTCGACGGTGGTCGCCGCGATGTTGACGTTGATGCGGCGTATCGAATCGCCGCGGCTGTTCTTATAGGCGTAGACGCGTTTCATACACTCAATGATGTAGTCGAGGGGGATATTTACGGGGTCCTCTCCGGCCTCCATCGCGATACGCTTGTGGCCGAGGGCGAGGATCGCGTCGGCCTCCTGATCGATCTCCTCCATCGTCA carries:
- a CDS encoding radical SAM protein, translating into MATLEETVYRPPLENGSALLEISLGCSYGRCTFCRYSDGKTPLQLLSPEMLCENLEELAAQGERATRMFLLGGNVLAFKSRYLTDIFRLVRRYLPGVTQFSMYARADDVTQKTDEQLEELRRNGLDTLYIGVESGNARILEYCRKGETPEEIVAALHRLGRVGLSYGLSSILGLGGEEMWRQNALDTAALYNEVNPISIRVMTLTPMAGTPLAGEAASGSFRPLTPRQALEEERLLLETISKTHAPCLFVGTHVSNSVPVKGMLPRDRDRMIEALSNAIAGADDKDLAQDGAIGW
- a CDS encoding OFA family MFS transporter; this translates as MKDSTNTNRWAILFFGMICMLIMGVCYTYSLFQPYVMKHFSVDSPSASLPFTIFIAVFCVGNFVGGRMQQKTTVKLTLVVGYILMVLGWLLTAILPSDMFWAMFITFGGLFGIGDGIVYNVIVSLMPKWFVDKKGLASGLTLAMLGLSATVFSPIVSQWLRNYGFSKSFMAVAMVYAAVGIFGTLTMKNPPKDYMSDYTGTGAIVTTKKQYEVGEVFHVKEFWTLMGLYFCAVPAYLLLSAIFVSYGADRGLTAAMATLGVSATSLCQVGGRFVIPTVSDKIGRKSAFAVSFLITALGVAMLTISTGNLYVLCFCLLSFSYGGTQACFAPIAADRFGTKNVGTILSLTMIGFGLGSIGASLMAKVVGTSTAFICAGVVSLIGIGLVCTLPSPKKAREQGV
- a CDS encoding TetR/AcrR family transcriptional regulator, which produces MDIQTLSIKKRRVMTYFIEAARQLMSSEGIQALSIRGIAEIAGYNSATLYNYFEDLQHLTLFASMSYLRDYVSALSGNLKPPMSSLERYRLIYETFDHFAFRSPEIFYNMFFGRQRSKLPEVTVQYYTLFPDELKEHSPAVRKMLLQGDMYLRDKPIVEELVRDGFVKPENAAYLAAIVPRLNQTYLHELANGECIDPEEQHRRFIAAFDYLLETAK
- the pepD gene encoding beta-Ala-His dipeptidase — encoded protein: MLSDKTKSLEEWAVYHFTKLCGIPHGSFNEKGISNYLCEWARGLGLRAVQDEHLNVVVYKEASPGKERAGAVLLQAHIDMVCEKAPDYQHDFRKDPIPYQIEGDIISTGGKTTLGADDGIGVALIMAVLESEGLAHPRLEAAFTTAEEEDLSGALSIDGALFTARRMINIDHVADNEVVLGSCGGMAAEIALPVERVPLPGGYICRSVALSGLPGGHSGENIHCGNGNAIVLIGRILRRCEPLGALIADISGGSFRTAIPREASVTVAVPRENCAAFDLMLEEIGREFKEEYLAAAPELRLSAAEAAASQVLSAASTKRLIHALCLSPDGISAMSDRMAHIVESSDNLGELHLEEDVCRIIYEIRSTYPSTASFIADKIALIGELLGGEFRTFGRYPGWSYDPGSKMKEISNRVYVEEFGEEQKNVVLHAGLECGCFYDAIPGLDAISVGPNTWSLHSPSEHMSISSVGKMAGFLAKLLEELALDN
- a CDS encoding SLC13 family permease translates to MENTAEKKSKLKALNPIVLLAIILVIAAIATYVVPAGVYERVLDPTTEREVVNPQSFKYIAQHPVGFFEFFMSITLGMQRAAYIIFFLFLVGGAFGVIEATGAMNACLASVVKKMGGRELVVIPVCMVIFGCGSAFAGNFEEYLVFVPLMVAVCVAMGFDSLTAIGVVFCAAASGYAGAMTNPFTVGVAQGISGLPMFSGIVFRAGVFIALITASIIYVVLYARKIKKNPELSAVHEIDLEYNSHTHATIAEAQSQGMTTRHKLVLLTFVAAIAVLVYGVLKLGFYIDELAALFVIVGIVAGVVGGLRPGEIADSFLKGCDNMLFACMVIGLCNAVIIITENASIMDTIIHSLSRLLNGLPPAISACAMFVVQDVFNVLVPSGSGQAAITMPIMAPLADVIGVTRQTAVLAFQMGDSFTNVLAPTSGEVIAALAMAKIPYGKWVKWLLPLFGIWCLIAFASLIIAVMTGFGPF
- a CDS encoding O-acetylhomoserine aminocarboxypropyltransferase/cysteine synthase family protein; translated protein: MDDNKKRGFMTKALHSGWSCDSATGAAGLPIYASSAFQFHDSAHAAGLFNLEEDGFIYSRLANPTVQAFEAGLNALEGGVGTLATSSGQAAFAHLITALCSSGTNLVVSRKVYGGTLTLLQNIFSRFGVETILVDSDHPCQVEQAVNDETRGIITEIIGNPMMNVAPLEALSRIARRQGVPLIIDNTFATPALCRPIEWGAHVVVYSTTKYISGNGNLIGGAVVDGGNFDWAAYPDKFPELAKPDRAYHDIVFTERFGKAALAAKLHAAILRDLGGCPSAFDAYLLHLSLGTLGLRMERHSANGLAVARFLEDHPMVEWVSYPGLASHPQNDMVKVYLKDGCGGMIAFGVKGGVEAGRKLVDSLSLIGHMANLGESRTLIIHPASTTHSQLTTAQRAAAGLSDGLLRLSVGIENVEDIIADLEKGLEAAGK
- a CDS encoding homoserine O-acetyltransferase; translated protein: MKEETGSVALQNITLPSGAFFERLEQVYSRYGEADADGANVILVCHALTGSHRLAGERRPGEPEPWWGAVVGDGKALDTRKYCVICFNNLASPYGSTSPLFENPADGRRWAMRFPILSPRDTAFAQREALRALGIERLYAVIGGSLGGMIGLEYAVSFPEDVPRCALIAAPDRLYPQAIAFNAVQRQSIKSDPLWADGDYEGAGPVNGLAAARMLAMITYKSEQSFSHRYMREMAQGSTRDWDGQFQVESYLHYHGEEIVKRFDANCYLYLTKMMDLHDIGAGRGGLDEGWKRFAGHRLLGLGILSDMLFPNWQVEEAVRAAAKNGVAAYYEEIESENGHDAFLIDFDQVDDYLRSFLQ
- the hydG gene encoding [FeFe] hydrogenase H-cluster radical SAM maturase HydG, which translates into the protein MYSKTEFQDSSFIDDAEILSSLAEAKETAKDAGAVRAILDKARSCNGLTHREAAVLLEIDDPQLEHELYALAKEIKERIYGRRIVLFAPLYVANHCINGCVYCGFHAGNNAMCRKKLTMEEIDQEADAILALGHKRIAMEAGEDPVNIPLDYIIECMKRVYAYKNSRGDSIRRINVNIAATTVEEYRRLKAADIGTFILFQETFHRPTYAKMHPKGPKSNYDWHTTALHRAQEGGIDDVGTGVLYGLYDYKYETVAQLLYAESLEKMCGVGPHTISVPRMREAEGVDMEKFPYLPTDEQFLRIIAVIRVATPYTGMILSTRETPETRRIALDLGISQVSAGSCTGIGGYHKEIGQPEQPDTAQFKVSDERTPDEVLTWLCEDGYIPSYCTACYRQGRTGDRFMSLAKSGQIRNICQPNALLTFKEYLIGYGSDHLKELGEKVIAGEVEKIPSDKIKTLTKERLHQLEEGAQDLYF